A single genomic interval of Halomonas sp. GT harbors:
- the can gene encoding carbonate dehydratase — MSNPIETLLDNNRAWAERMCEEDPDYFKRLSNQQNPDYLWIGCSDSRVPANQIIALPPGEVFVHRNVANLLHHTDMNALSVVQFAVDVLKVSHIMIVGHYGCGGIKAAVTGGECGVVDYWLHSVREQYNRHRDTLEHLPMEEQIDRMCELNVKAQVNSLCRTKILQRAWQRGQDISVHGWVYGLSDGRVKDLKCTITGLEQVETLYRIDRLQQSD, encoded by the coding sequence ATGTCTAATCCTATTGAGACACTGCTTGATAATAATCGCGCCTGGGCAGAGCGTATGTGTGAGGAAGATCCTGACTACTTTAAACGCCTTTCCAATCAGCAAAACCCTGATTACCTCTGGATTGGCTGTTCTGACAGTCGCGTCCCTGCTAACCAGATTATTGCTCTTCCACCAGGCGAAGTCTTTGTCCACCGTAATGTTGCTAACCTTCTCCACCATACCGACATGAACGCACTATCAGTTGTGCAGTTTGCGGTAGATGTACTTAAGGTCAGCCACATCATGATTGTGGGGCACTACGGTTGTGGTGGCATTAAGGCGGCAGTAACAGGCGGCGAATGCGGTGTCGTCGATTACTGGCTGCATTCGGTGCGTGAACAGTATAACCGCCACCGCGATACGCTTGAACACTTACCCATGGAAGAGCAAATTGATCGCATGTGCGAATTGAACGTAAAGGCTCAAGTTAATAGCTTGTGCCGAACCAAAATTCTGCAACGTGCCTGGCAAAGAGGCCAAGACATTTCAGTGCATGGCTGGGTCTATGGGTTGAGCGACGGCCGAGTAAAAGATCTAAAGTGCACCATAACCGGCCTCGAGCAGGTTGAAACCCTTTATCGTATTGACCGTCTTCAACAGAGCGACTGA
- a CDS encoding c-type cytochrome: protein MPHTVKRSWLMLWVFAVSSVTATHAIAEEIVVEEAVPAMPQTVEESPFASEREAVIWRQDELKELERLLRQLRFDLVNNQDARGAAPRLATLKEQATQAHFLPAFIVGTHGRGSDARPEIWEEWEDFAAGFTDLEQKVIVLIEAAEQEDYRAATRAFSDVGLSCKSCHRAYRYN from the coding sequence ATGCCACACACTGTAAAGCGTTCATGGCTCATGCTTTGGGTTTTTGCTGTCTCAAGTGTGACTGCCACACATGCCATCGCTGAAGAAATAGTAGTTGAAGAAGCCGTACCAGCAATGCCACAAACAGTTGAAGAGAGCCCGTTTGCGAGTGAGCGAGAAGCAGTCATATGGCGGCAGGATGAATTGAAAGAGCTAGAAAGGCTTCTTCGCCAATTGCGTTTTGACTTGGTGAATAACCAAGATGCTCGTGGAGCCGCCCCGCGGTTAGCAACGCTTAAAGAACAGGCTACTCAAGCTCATTTTTTGCCTGCGTTTATTGTCGGCACCCATGGGCGTGGGTCTGACGCCCGCCCAGAAATCTGGGAGGAATGGGAAGATTTCGCAGCAGGCTTTACGGATCTTGAGCAAAAAGTGATAGTGCTGATTGAGGCGGCTGAGCAAGAGGATTATCGCGCGGCCACGCGAGCATTTTCTGATGTTGGTTTAAGCTGTAAAAGCTGTCATCGCGCCTACCGCTATAACTAG
- the gorA gene encoding glutathione-disulfide reductase — translation MADKAEYEYDLLVIGAGSGGVRAARMAAASGARVAIAEDRYLGGTCVNVGCVPKKLYSYAAHFHDSFDDAAGFGWQLPGPAIFDWSVLRDNKTSEIKRLNGIYQRMLEGAGVVLLHARATVKDEHTVSLTSEEGVTQVTAQKILLATGGWPWVPDFPGSEYTVTSNQIFDLDTFPERFLVLGGGYIAVEFASIFNGLGSETHLIYRGDLFLKGFDEEVRAFTRDEMSKKGVNLHFNTNIERIEPNGAAFNVYLTNGDVQEVDAVLAATGRNANTQGLGLEALEIHLDSSGKIPVNERYETSAPSILALGDLTQGPELTPVALAEAMQLVDIHFNETLPKPLDYATIPTAVFCHPNIGTVGLSEEAAREKIGKIRVYSADFKAMKHTLSGSQERTLMKLIVDDATDVVVGAHMVGEEAGELIQGIAIAVRAGLTKEDFDRTIGIHPTGAEEFVTMRTATRN, via the coding sequence ATGGCAGATAAAGCGGAATATGAATACGATTTACTGGTAATTGGAGCAGGGTCAGGGGGGGTTCGCGCCGCACGAATGGCGGCGGCAAGTGGTGCCAGAGTTGCCATAGCAGAAGATCGTTACTTAGGGGGCACCTGTGTCAATGTCGGTTGCGTACCTAAAAAACTTTACTCCTATGCGGCCCACTTTCACGACAGCTTTGATGATGCCGCAGGCTTTGGATGGCAATTGCCAGGACCTGCTATCTTTGATTGGTCAGTACTACGCGATAATAAAACCAGTGAGATAAAACGGTTAAATGGCATTTATCAGCGGATGTTAGAGGGCGCTGGTGTCGTGTTGCTTCATGCTAGAGCAACTGTGAAAGATGAACACACCGTTTCATTGACCTCAGAAGAGGGTGTTACCCAAGTAACCGCGCAAAAGATACTGCTGGCTACAGGTGGCTGGCCATGGGTGCCTGATTTTCCTGGCAGTGAATATACAGTCACTTCAAATCAAATATTTGATCTTGATACTTTTCCAGAGCGGTTTCTCGTTTTGGGAGGCGGCTATATTGCAGTCGAGTTCGCGAGTATTTTTAACGGCCTCGGTAGCGAAACGCATTTGATTTATCGTGGAGACCTTTTTCTTAAAGGGTTTGATGAAGAAGTCCGTGCTTTTACCCGGGATGAAATGAGCAAAAAAGGCGTCAACCTTCATTTCAACACCAATATTGAACGGATTGAACCCAACGGCGCTGCGTTTAACGTGTACTTAACTAACGGTGATGTCCAAGAGGTAGATGCCGTTTTAGCAGCGACAGGGCGGAATGCCAATACGCAAGGATTAGGGCTTGAGGCATTGGAGATTCACCTAGATAGCAGTGGAAAAATCCCAGTGAATGAACGCTACGAGACGTCGGCCCCTTCAATTTTAGCGCTTGGCGATTTGACCCAAGGGCCTGAATTGACGCCCGTAGCACTGGCTGAGGCGATGCAGCTAGTTGATATCCACTTCAATGAAACACTGCCTAAACCGCTGGACTACGCCACGATTCCTACCGCCGTCTTTTGCCACCCCAATATCGGGACGGTAGGACTATCTGAAGAAGCTGCCAGAGAAAAGATTGGCAAAATTCGCGTTTATAGCGCGGACTTTAAAGCAATGAAACACACATTGTCAGGTAGCCAAGAACGCACCTTGATGAAGCTGATCGTCGATGATGCTACAGATGTTGTCGTAGGGGCTCACATGGTAGGTGAAGAAGCCGGTGAACTAATACAAGGGATCGCCATTGCGGTAAGGGCTGGGCTTACAAAAGAAGATTTTGATCGCACCATCGGTATTCACCCAACAGGTGCGGAAGAGTTTGTGACAATGAGAACAGCCACGCGCAATTGA
- the ectA gene encoding diaminobutyrate acetyltransferase, translating to MSTPITPFTPSADLARPTVADAVVGHASTPLFIRKPNADDGWGVYELIKACPPLDVNSAYAYLLLATQFRDTCAVATNEEGEIVGFVSGYVKDNAPDTYFLWQVAVGEKARGTGLARRLVEAIMSRPELDNVHHLETTITPDNQASWGLFRRLAARWQAPLNSREYFSTEQLGGEHDPENLVRIGPFQTDSM from the coding sequence ATGAGTACGCCAATAACACCTTTTACCCCTTCTGCAGACCTTGCCCGCCCGACAGTCGCTGATGCTGTGGTTGGGCATGCGTCTACTCCGTTATTTATTCGCAAGCCGAATGCAGATGATGGCTGGGGCGTCTACGAGTTGATAAAAGCTTGTCCGCCGCTTGATGTTAATTCTGCTTATGCTTATCTACTGTTGGCAACTCAGTTTCGTGACACTTGTGCGGTTGCAACAAATGAAGAGGGCGAGATAGTAGGGTTTGTATCTGGTTATGTGAAAGACAACGCGCCGGACACCTACTTTCTATGGCAAGTTGCCGTCGGTGAAAAAGCACGTGGTACAGGTTTGGCACGCCGCTTAGTAGAAGCCATTATGTCGCGCCCAGAACTTGATAATGTGCACCATCTGGAAACGACGATCACTCCAGATAATCAGGCCTCTTGGGGCCTATTTCGGCGCCTAGCGGCACGTTGGCAAGCCCCTTTAAATAGCCGTGAATATTTCTCTACCGAACAACTCGGTGGAGAGCATGATCCTGAAAACCTAGTTCGTATAGGTCCATTTCAAACAGACAGTATGTAA
- the tamA gene encoding autotransporter assembly complex protein TamA, producing MERKRRWPTVKKATCGVVLPLLITWSAPLWALNASINGVSSEVEANIDAYLQNIDEEQYTDVRLEGEVRKRTREAMRVFGYYEPDITVDVDSSPITLRIEPGSQVKIDVLSVNIAGEASNDPPFQEALDAFPLKEGDTLRHAPWDRLRNQFSGLALERGYFDWGFTDRRMEIRPYLESARLYMDFDSGPRYQFGNTTIVGSHIEPERLLQMQTFSAGEPYLAESVARYNQRLAETGWFSSVTVRPRLETARELTLSPPTGGSPWWDEATASQPQRPRLSSAAFASALSITKRDDTSLPIDVSVEPADRHQFEVGVGFATDVGPRMRFGWKQPWINRFGHSLNHDLYVSAPDQRFTGTYNIPLEDPLRDSYRLQYGVRNLDDGDTQSLEGTVEIARRWEFENRWVQTLYFRTTYEDFTQGGVSDEVLLFYPGIQWSRTRTRPQRFPLWGDRQQLSIEYSDTLWGSDAQFARVTGDTEWIRTIGDDNRFSARLSIGAIETDNFDKLPPSLRFFAGGDRSVRGYSYESLSPRNEEGRLRGGQQMLTSTLEYQRRVSGDWWGATFVDTGDAFDNWGPEELKTGAGVGVRWISPVGPIRLDVAHPFDDEDDWRLHFSIGPEF from the coding sequence ATGGAAAGAAAACGGCGATGGCCTACCGTTAAAAAAGCGACTTGTGGTGTGGTTTTACCACTTCTTATAACGTGGTCAGCTCCTTTATGGGCACTCAATGCTTCTATCAATGGTGTTAGCAGTGAAGTTGAGGCCAATATTGATGCTTACCTACAAAATATTGACGAAGAGCAGTACACCGATGTCAGGTTAGAAGGTGAGGTAAGGAAACGTACGCGAGAAGCCATGCGCGTTTTTGGCTATTACGAACCTGACATTACGGTTGACGTTGATAGTTCCCCCATCACACTTCGCATTGAACCCGGCTCGCAAGTCAAAATCGATGTGCTTTCTGTCAATATCGCTGGTGAAGCGAGCAATGATCCTCCATTTCAGGAGGCCCTCGATGCATTTCCCTTGAAGGAAGGCGATACATTACGCCATGCCCCATGGGATCGCCTGCGCAACCAGTTTTCAGGCTTAGCCCTGGAGCGTGGTTATTTTGACTGGGGGTTTACTGATCGCAGAATGGAAATAAGGCCATATCTTGAAAGCGCTCGACTCTATATGGATTTTGACAGTGGCCCGCGCTATCAATTTGGCAATACGACTATTGTAGGCAGTCATATTGAACCTGAGCGTTTACTTCAAATGCAGACCTTTTCGGCAGGGGAGCCTTATCTAGCGGAATCGGTAGCCCGTTATAATCAACGTTTAGCTGAAACAGGATGGTTCAGCTCTGTGACGGTTCGACCACGTTTAGAGACAGCTCGCGAACTGACACTATCGCCTCCAACAGGTGGATCGCCATGGTGGGATGAAGCAACGGCATCACAACCCCAGCGTCCCAGACTTTCCAGCGCAGCGTTTGCCAGCGCACTTAGTATAACTAAGCGAGATGATACCAGCCTGCCTATTGACGTCAGTGTAGAGCCTGCTGATCGTCATCAGTTTGAAGTCGGGGTTGGTTTTGCAACTGACGTGGGACCACGCATGCGATTTGGCTGGAAGCAGCCATGGATCAATCGTTTTGGTCATAGTTTAAATCATGATCTGTATGTTTCAGCACCCGACCAGCGCTTCACCGGAACCTACAATATTCCATTAGAAGATCCCCTACGTGACAGCTACCGCCTTCAATATGGTGTGCGTAACCTGGATGACGGTGATACCCAATCGTTAGAAGGCACCGTAGAAATTGCTCGTCGATGGGAGTTTGAAAACCGCTGGGTGCAAACACTTTACTTCCGCACTACTTACGAAGACTTCACCCAAGGGGGAGTGTCAGATGAAGTATTACTGTTTTATCCAGGCATTCAGTGGTCTCGAACAAGAACGCGCCCCCAGCGGTTTCCGCTTTGGGGAGATAGGCAACAATTATCGATTGAGTACTCAGACACTCTTTGGGGTTCAGACGCCCAATTCGCACGCGTAACAGGCGATACTGAATGGATTCGCACCATCGGCGATGACAACCGCTTCTCTGCAAGGCTAAGCATTGGTGCTATCGAAACGGATAATTTCGATAAGCTACCACCCTCGTTGCGATTTTTTGCAGGGGGCGACCGAAGCGTTCGGGGTTACTCTTACGAAAGCCTATCCCCACGAAATGAAGAAGGGCGCTTACGTGGCGGCCAGCAAATGTTGACCTCGACCCTAGAGTATCAGCGTCGAGTCTCTGGCGACTGGTGGGGAGCCACTTTTGTCGATACTGGAGATGCCTTCGATAATTGGGGGCCAGAAGAATTAAAAACGGGCGCAGGGGTTGGCGTACGCTGGATTTCCCCTGTGGGTCCTATCCGACTTGATGTAGCACACCCATTTGACGATGAAGACGATTGGCGCCTGCATTTTTCCATCGGACCGGAATTTTAG
- the tamB gene encoding autotransporter assembly complex protein TamB, whose translation MAKVVTAASIKRQPLSVKHRIGLFLWSLVRLAIVLPLWLFGLVALLLGVALSPWGTGQLFSQGEQRGLFTYEHQEGALLDQFALRGFQLSLGETRVNVDRLELAWAEDCVLSGKLCLDKFHVEGADIRLGESADPGPESPESDGMPSIQLPFPVELRSVEFNNVQLQLADGTRVGWESFSTAITAQQHLVSIAPTTLMRPTLYLPPSAGIQLTEGIQTPLKASGIDGAVMATQQVIAEPDQAVEALTARERIELPEIMLPIDIDLASFTVTDVTVSGAVDYQVERLAIVASAESNQIALRSLELLTPDAEANLTANATLSGSYPIDARLTSTLFLPEIFTELSGEELVLELSGSLDELTASLGASGVVNATLEAQVDALAPTLPFDIRLQSNRLQWPLTQPSSDEATLEPYIAEDIDIVVSGNLEAYQTTLSLNAQGPQVPATDIRLSGDGDLSSFRWTPLTLTINDSSLSSEGEVNWASSLRVDTTIRLDQFDPSHFVEQLNGNLNGDITASVRQTGDLWEVSLPVLDITGELQEYPLALQASLEANSALEVDIQELLFTQGDNRLTASGQVSEQAMSLDTEIALRQLQTLHPDLAGTLTGNILARGSISQPSVEANVTGRDLRFAENRIEALSLTSNIEGIEDPSLDINLGLQQVNAGGQAFSSITLELNGRLSQHALSVSVDGQADNMLSRALLTLDGRFDQQAQQYQGQLTPLEIDSEFGNLRLEAPLDIRYNLANGQAQLSPFCVRREEGGLVCSEEPITASADQGRTVLSIREVPMEALEPLLPEEWSFEGDTTADIVAAWRQGGAQWQADVQVLSELAITAVNDYGQPVQLPMISLNTQLEASQAQADADVVLSFEDAGELALNLTISDPLGRGGLSGELRAQELSLTPYRPLVVGMDRLDGDLNGRIQITGTTSQPDLQGQLALRNLGVNGPDIPIDIKDGELVVAFDGEQGDINGFIAAERGRLNITGDAFWPSGDDWRIGVDVNATQEPLLIVLPQFGRLEAAPDIRIRVTPDRLQVRGNVDLPWARLEVGDLPASAVSPSSDEVIITERDDREAERLAQQRAANNDPSAADELSQSGMDLDVLITLTLGRDMQISAYGLNSGLGGTLEIRQDSGALQLFGDVNLVDGRFQAFGQDLLIRRGQLIFSGPPGLPILDFEAIRNPDITEDEVIAGLRVSGNAEEPNVLIFSEPGMDETRALSYLLRGRAPDASGGGIDSALTTALIGMSLGRTGGAVGSIGEAFGISDLTLDTTGAGDNSQVALTGQLTDDIRISYGVGIFSPIAELTLRYTLWRNLYVQAVSGANQAVDLIYTFTRSGDPTIYPRQ comes from the coding sequence TTGGCTAAGGTTGTAACAGCGGCATCTATCAAGCGTCAACCGCTCTCAGTTAAACATCGCATCGGGTTGTTTTTGTGGAGTCTTGTACGGTTAGCCATTGTGCTGCCACTCTGGCTATTTGGTTTGGTCGCTCTGCTACTAGGCGTTGCTCTCTCCCCTTGGGGAACAGGACAACTGTTTTCTCAAGGCGAGCAACGGGGGCTCTTTACGTATGAACACCAAGAAGGCGCACTGCTTGACCAGTTTGCATTGCGCGGTTTTCAACTATCGCTCGGTGAAACACGCGTCAACGTCGACAGGCTAGAGCTAGCCTGGGCTGAGGATTGCGTGCTTTCAGGCAAGCTTTGCTTGGATAAATTTCATGTAGAGGGTGCAGATATACGTTTAGGGGAAAGCGCTGATCCGGGCCCTGAATCACCAGAATCAGATGGGATGCCTAGCATCCAACTTCCTTTTCCTGTTGAGCTACGTTCGGTTGAGTTCAATAACGTTCAACTGCAGCTAGCTGATGGAACTCGCGTCGGCTGGGAATCGTTTTCAACCGCGATCACCGCGCAGCAGCATCTTGTCAGTATCGCGCCCACCACGCTCATGCGTCCAACACTGTATTTACCTCCCTCTGCAGGCATTCAACTGACAGAAGGTATTCAGACGCCGTTAAAGGCATCTGGCATAGATGGTGCTGTTATGGCTACCCAACAGGTCATAGCAGAACCTGATCAAGCGGTAGAGGCGTTAACAGCACGGGAGCGAATTGAGCTACCTGAAATAATGCTTCCCATTGATATCGACTTAGCATCCTTCACCGTGACTGACGTCACTGTCAGCGGAGCCGTTGATTACCAAGTCGAACGATTAGCCATCGTTGCAAGTGCCGAAAGCAACCAAATTGCTCTCCGGTCATTAGAGTTGCTCACGCCAGATGCCGAGGCAAACTTAACAGCCAACGCCACCTTATCAGGCAGTTATCCGATAGATGCTCGATTAACGTCAACCTTGTTTTTACCTGAGATATTTACTGAGCTAAGTGGGGAAGAGCTTGTTTTGGAGCTGTCGGGATCCCTAGATGAGCTGACAGCCAGTTTAGGGGCATCTGGTGTCGTTAATGCAACACTGGAGGCTCAAGTCGATGCACTGGCACCGACGCTACCCTTCGATATACGACTGCAGAGTAACCGACTACAGTGGCCACTCACGCAACCTAGTAGTGACGAGGCAACGCTAGAACCCTATATTGCGGAAGATATAGACATCGTTGTTAGCGGCAATTTGGAAGCGTACCAGACAACGCTTTCCTTAAACGCTCAAGGCCCTCAAGTGCCGGCCACCGATATTCGACTAAGTGGCGACGGAGATCTTTCATCGTTCCGCTGGACGCCGCTAACCCTAACGATTAATGACAGTTCGCTTAGCAGTGAAGGGGAAGTGAATTGGGCTTCGTCACTTCGCGTTGATACCACCATCAGGCTGGATCAATTCGATCCCTCACACTTTGTCGAACAGCTCAACGGCAATCTCAATGGCGACATTACCGCTAGTGTGCGTCAAACCGGCGACCTGTGGGAAGTCAGTCTGCCAGTCCTCGATATTACTGGGGAGCTCCAGGAGTATCCCTTGGCGCTACAAGCCTCCTTAGAGGCTAACAGTGCGCTTGAAGTGGATATCCAAGAACTACTTTTCACTCAGGGAGACAACCGATTAACGGCCTCTGGTCAAGTTAGTGAGCAAGCAATGTCGCTAGATACCGAGATTGCATTGCGACAATTACAGACGCTGCATCCAGACTTAGCGGGTACATTAACAGGCAATATTCTTGCTAGAGGTAGCATTAGCCAACCGAGTGTAGAAGCCAACGTTACTGGCCGCGATTTGCGGTTTGCCGAAAACCGTATTGAAGCGTTATCACTAACCAGTAATATCGAAGGAATAGAAGATCCATCGCTAGACATTAACCTCGGTTTGCAGCAAGTCAATGCAGGTGGGCAGGCATTTTCAAGTATTACCCTTGAGCTTAACGGTCGCCTATCTCAACATGCACTCTCTGTTAGTGTCGACGGCCAAGCCGATAACATGCTAAGCCGTGCGCTTTTAACACTAGATGGTCGTTTTGATCAGCAAGCTCAGCAGTATCAGGGCCAACTAACACCACTGGAAATTGACTCCGAGTTTGGCAACCTACGTTTAGAAGCCCCTCTTGATATTCGTTACAACCTTGCTAACGGCCAAGCACAACTCTCACCTTTCTGTGTACGTCGCGAAGAAGGAGGGCTTGTTTGTTCGGAAGAACCGATTACTGCATCAGCAGACCAAGGGCGCACAGTGCTAAGCATCAGAGAAGTGCCGATGGAAGCGCTGGAGCCTTTATTGCCTGAAGAGTGGAGTTTTGAAGGTGACACAACGGCAGACATTGTTGCCGCTTGGCGCCAAGGGGGGGCTCAGTGGCAAGCCGATGTTCAGGTGTTAAGCGAGTTAGCGATTACTGCGGTCAACGATTACGGTCAGCCTGTACAACTTCCGATGATTAGCTTAAACACGCAGCTAGAAGCCAGCCAAGCTCAAGCTGATGCCGATGTTGTACTGTCGTTTGAAGATGCTGGTGAGCTGGCACTCAATCTCACTATTAGTGATCCACTTGGTCGTGGTGGGCTTAGTGGAGAGCTAAGGGCTCAAGAGCTTTCCTTAACGCCTTACCGTCCCCTAGTGGTGGGCATGGATCGTTTAGATGGAGACTTAAATGGCCGTATACAAATTACTGGAACAACCAGCCAGCCAGATTTACAGGGGCAGCTTGCACTTCGCAATCTAGGCGTTAATGGCCCAGATATTCCTATTGACATTAAAGACGGCGAGCTAGTCGTTGCGTTTGATGGCGAGCAAGGGGACATAAATGGTTTTATTGCGGCTGAACGTGGCCGCTTAAATATTACCGGAGATGCGTTTTGGCCCTCAGGTGATGACTGGCGTATTGGTGTCGACGTAAACGCGACTCAGGAGCCACTATTAATCGTCTTACCACAGTTTGGACGTTTAGAAGCCGCGCCTGATATTCGCATTCGTGTCACGCCGGATCGTTTGCAAGTACGTGGCAATGTCGATCTTCCATGGGCACGCTTGGAGGTTGGCGATCTTCCTGCCTCAGCTGTTAGCCCAAGCTCTGATGAAGTCATTATCACCGAACGTGACGACCGAGAAGCTGAACGACTAGCTCAGCAACGAGCTGCCAATAATGACCCAAGCGCTGCTGACGAGCTATCACAATCAGGAATGGACCTTGATGTGCTTATCACACTAACCTTGGGCCGTGATATGCAAATATCAGCATATGGGCTTAATTCGGGGTTAGGTGGCACGCTAGAAATTCGTCAAGACAGCGGTGCACTTCAGCTGTTTGGTGATGTCAATTTAGTCGATGGCCGCTTCCAAGCCTTTGGTCAAGATCTCCTGATTCGCCGTGGGCAATTAATATTCAGCGGTCCTCCAGGACTTCCAATCCTGGATTTCGAAGCCATTCGAAATCCTGATATCACAGAAGATGAGGTTATTGCTGGCCTTCGCGTTAGTGGCAATGCAGAAGAACCCAATGTACTTATTTTTTCAGAACCAGGAATGGATGAAACCCGTGCGCTGTCATATTTATTGAGAGGACGTGCACCAGATGCTTCTGGTGGAGGTATTGATAGCGCCTTGACTACCGCCTTAATTGGGATGTCTCTTGGCCGGACAGGCGGTGCCGTTGGTTCAATTGGAGAAGCCTTTGGTATTAGCGATTTAACCTTAGATACCACTGGAGCGGGTGACAACAGCCAAGTAGCGCTGACTGGGCAGCTAACTGATGACATCCGTATTAGCTACGGTGTTGGCATTTTCTCGCCTATTGCAGAACTGACGTTACGCTACACACTTTGGCGTAATCTATACGTCCAGGCAGTATCGGGTGCCAATCAAGCCGTCGACTTAATTTACACTTTTACTCGTTCCGGTGACCCTACGATTTATCCACGTCAATAA
- a CDS encoding nucleotide sugar dehydrogenase: MRVLLHGSELSAATAAAALAWVGHHVEWLLHESAPWSQLLKADWLRGEPELMPHIEQALASGTLRIIEAPAQAHSPDVVWLALSPDQRQAAKALLESPIFEHHSGAVLINNSTFPVGETEQLHALMGTQHSSVALPDTLEEGRAWLSFTRPSRWLLGCDDATGEQVARELLRAFNRRNDVFQRMPCRAAELTKLAINGMLATRISYMNEIAGLADTLGVDVEHVRQGMGADTRIGYEYLYPGCGFGGPNFSRDLMRLADVQSASGRNSALLEQVMDINEQKKETLFRKLWTFFEGDLTGKTIAIWGAAFKPGTTRIDHAPVLTLLAALWAQGVKVNLHDPAATPALLNAVGDRDDLTTFTSDPYLACEGADALMLVTEWKIYWNPDWHRLASLLNAKLVLDGRNIYDPAFVASCGLRYRGIGRRADPTTY, translated from the coding sequence ATGCGAGTATTACTCCATGGAAGTGAACTAAGTGCCGCCACCGCCGCCGCTGCGTTAGCCTGGGTTGGGCACCATGTTGAGTGGCTGCTGCATGAAAGCGCGCCATGGTCACAGCTTTTAAAAGCTGACTGGCTGCGTGGCGAACCTGAATTAATGCCCCATATTGAGCAAGCGTTAGCTAGCGGAACACTGCGAATTATTGAAGCGCCAGCGCAGGCTCATTCACCTGATGTGGTTTGGCTGGCTCTATCACCCGATCAGCGGCAGGCGGCCAAAGCGCTACTTGAATCACCTATATTTGAGCATCACAGTGGTGCTGTATTAATTAATAATTCAACATTCCCAGTGGGTGAAACAGAACAGCTACACGCGCTTATGGGAACTCAACACAGTAGCGTTGCCTTACCCGACACCCTGGAAGAAGGGCGGGCTTGGCTCTCCTTCACACGTCCTTCACGCTGGCTACTCGGCTGTGACGATGCAACAGGCGAACAGGTGGCGCGTGAGCTTTTACGTGCCTTTAATCGCCGCAATGATGTGTTCCAGCGTATGCCATGTAGAGCTGCCGAGCTGACTAAGCTAGCTATTAATGGCATGTTGGCAACACGTATTAGCTATATGAACGAGATTGCAGGGCTTGCAGACACACTCGGAGTTGACGTTGAACATGTACGCCAGGGCATGGGCGCTGATACACGAATTGGCTATGAATATTTATATCCTGGCTGCGGCTTTGGTGGCCCTAATTTCTCTCGCGACCTAATGCGCTTAGCTGACGTTCAGTCAGCCAGTGGTCGTAATTCTGCGTTACTAGAGCAAGTGATGGATATTAATGAGCAGAAAAAAGAGACCTTATTCAGGAAGCTATGGACGTTCTTTGAAGGTGATTTAACAGGTAAAACGATTGCGATTTGGGGGGCTGCTTTTAAACCTGGAACCACACGAATTGATCACGCGCCAGTGCTGACACTCCTTGCCGCCTTATGGGCACAAGGCGTTAAGGTGAATCTTCATGATCCAGCCGCAACACCGGCGCTGCTCAACGCCGTAGGTGACCGAGACGATCTAACCACGTTTACCAGTGACCCCTACCTGGCATGCGAAGGAGCCGACGCACTGATGCTGGTGACCGAGTGGAAAATTTATTGGAACCCTGACTGGCATCGTTTAGCCTCGTTGTTGAACGCTAAGTTGGTGTTGGATGGACGAAATATTTATGACCCAGCCTTCGTGGCTAGCTGTGGCTTACGGTATAGAGGAATCGGACGTCGAGCCGATCCTACAACGTATTGA
- the msrA gene encoding peptide-methionine (S)-S-oxide reductase MsrA codes for MTLFSKANSASLGRVTPIETSSVHTVTGHSLHPPFPEGYEEIVLGMGCFWGVERLFWQVPGVYVTAAGYAGGETQNPTYQETCTGQTGHTEVVRVVYDPTSTSLDTLLQIFWEQHDPTQGNRQGNDVGSQYRSAIFTTTAAQLIAAEKSADAYQKALDKAGRGAITTEIKPLNTFYYAEAYHQQYLDKNPGGYCGLKGTGVTCPIG; via the coding sequence ATGACGCTATTTTCTAAAGCAAATTCAGCATCACTTGGCCGCGTAACGCCGATTGAAACGAGTAGTGTTCATACCGTTACCGGCCACTCACTTCACCCTCCATTCCCAGAAGGTTATGAAGAAATTGTTCTGGGAATGGGGTGCTTTTGGGGCGTTGAGCGCCTGTTTTGGCAAGTGCCGGGGGTGTACGTGACTGCCGCAGGCTATGCCGGGGGAGAAACACAAAACCCAACTTATCAAGAAACGTGTACGGGACAAACAGGCCATACCGAGGTAGTTAGAGTGGTATATGACCCAACTTCCACATCCTTGGATACGTTGTTGCAAATTTTTTGGGAACAGCACGACCCCACCCAGGGAAACCGTCAAGGCAACGATGTGGGTAGCCAGTACCGCTCTGCTATTTTTACAACAACGGCTGCGCAATTGATTGCGGCCGAAAAGAGTGCCGATGCCTATCAAAAGGCACTCGACAAGGCTGGCCGTGGTGCTATTACTACCGAGATCAAGCCACTGAATACCTTTTACTACGCAGAGGCTTATCATCAGCAATACCTGGACAAAAATCCCGGTGGTTACTGCGGCCTCAAAGGTACTGGTGTTACCTGTCCCATCGGTTAG